The Oncorhynchus kisutch isolate 150728-3 unplaced genomic scaffold, Okis_V2 Okis01b-Okis20b_hom, whole genome shotgun sequence genome contains the following window.
TTAAAGCAGAACTTCCCCAAGGCCTGAGTTACAATCTATGTTCAATATTAAAGCAGAACTTCCCCAAGGCCTGAGTTACAATCTATGTTCAATATTAAAGCAGAACTTCCCCAAGGCCTGAGTTACAATCTATGTTCAATATTAAAGCTGAACTTCCCCAAGGCCTGAGTTACAATCTATGTTCAATATTAAAGCAGAACTTCCCCAAGGCCTGAGTTACAATCTATGTTCAATATTAAAGCAGAACTTCCCCAAGGCCTGAGTTACAATCTATgttcaatattaaagctgatctgaGTTACTGAGTTGGGAATCGAACTGGATTTGATTTCTCTCAAAATGAGAGCAAAGTACGATATACAAAATACAGTAGACTTAGCCAATTTACATCGACATTTAGACTTAGCCCATTTACACCGACATTTAGACCTAGCCCATTTAGACTTAGTTCATTTACATCGACATTTAGACTTAGCCCATTTACATCGACATTTAGACCTAGCCCATTTACATCGACATTTAGACTTAGCCCATTTACATGGAaatttattttgtgaagtcaGCAAACAAATCCACTATAATACATGCAGTATGGAAAATACACTGTTCAGAGGCTATATCTGTCCTATATCCTACTGTTCAGAGGCTATATCTGTCCTATATCCTACTGTTCAGAGGCTATATCTGTCCTATATCCTACTGTTCAGAGGCTATATCTGTCCTATATCCTACTGTTCAGAGGCTATATCTGTCCTATATCCTACTGTTCAGAGGCTATATCTGTCCTATATCCTACTGTTCAGAGGCTATATCTGTCCTATATCCTACTGTTCATCCAGCATCTGTCCTATATCCTACTGTTCAGAGGCTATATCTGTCCTATATCCTACTGTTCAGCCATCACCTGTCCTTCATCCTACTGTTCAGAGGCTATATCTGTCCTATATCCTACTGTTCAGAGGCTATATCTGTCCTATATCCTACTGTTCAGAGGCTATATCTGTCCTATATCCATCCAATGTTCTACAGTTCAACATCCTACATCCttatctcctgtgtgttttctctcatgCCGTTTCAGGACCCCTAACTggttaaaaccctttccacactgggagcagcggtaaggcttctcccctgtgtgtattctctcgtgtgtTTTCAGGTTACATAAGtaggtaaaactctttccacactggaaGCAGcaataaggcttctcccctgtgtgtgttctcttatgTTCTTTCATGTGCTCTGaccgggtaaaactctttccacactgggggcagcagtaaggcttctcccctgtgtgtattctctcatgcattTTCAGGCCCCCTAACTGGGTAAACGTCTTCCCACAGTCAGTGCAATGatgaggcttttctcctgtgtgtattctctcatgtcttttcaggctccctaactgggtaaaaGTCTTCCCACAGTGAGTGCAATGATGAGGCTTCTCAACTGTGTGTGTCCTTTCATGCCttttcaggctccctaactgggtGAAAATTTCTCTGCACTGtgagcagtggaaaggcttctctcttgtgtgtgttcGCTCATGTGATTTCAGGTACCCTAAAGTGGTAAACCTCAACCCACACGGAGAGCATTCATAATCCTTCTCCCCGGTGTGTAACctctcatgtgttttcaggttACATAagtgggtaaaactctttccacactgggaacagagGTAAGGCTTCTCCAATGTGTGCATTCTCTTATGTTCTTTCATGTGCCCTGACCGGGTAAaattctttccacactgggagcagtggtaaggcttttcccctgtgtgtaatctctcatgtgttttcaggCTCCATAACTCAGTAAAAGTCTTTCCACAGTGAGAGCATTGATGAGgcttctcacctgtgtgtgtcctttcaTGCCTTTTCATGTTGCCTAACtctgtaaaactctttccacagcgGGAACAGTCGTGTTGTTTTGCCGGTTTGGACGTCTCTGGTTTCTCCGAatctggtctttctcctgccaaagacagagGGTTTATTTAAATACAGAcctgaatgaaacctccacaACTCTTGCTAGGAGGTTAAATCAGATCCCTCAATAACCTGTTACCAGTTTTAACAAGCTtggtgtgattttaaaacaaatgaTGTTGTAAGGCTTAGTGGTAATTACTGATATGTTTACATTACCTATTTTATTCATTATGTTCAATAATCTGAGGCCAGTTTTAACTAGATTGGTTAGGGTTAATCTGAGCCAATCGTAATCCTGTTTTATAAGTCAGAACACAAAAAACTACACAGTTCTATGACACTGAAGACACAGACATCACTGGATTCCTATCGAGCAGGTGGTTGTAAATATATAACCTTCATcgctgtatgatacagaatgtgacctACACACGTCCTTAAACTTAAAATAAGTCCAAAACTTGTTTTTACGTCAAAGGCAGACACAaaagcacatcagtaacatctccccgtTGTCGAAAGGGATCGTTTTTTTGTGACGTTCAAATATtctacatatatatgtatattttatacatacagtggggcaaaaaagtatttagtcagccaccaattgtgcaagttctcccacttaaaaagacgagagaggcctgtaattttcatcataggtacacttcaaatatgacagacaatatttggggaaaaaatacagaaaatcacattgtaggattttttatgaatttatttgcaaattatggtggaaaataagtatttggttacaaacaagcaagatttctggctctcacagacctgtaacttcttctttaagaggctcctctgtcctccactcgttacctgtattaatggcacctgtttgaacttgttatcagtataaaagacacgtgtccacaacctcaaacagacacactccaaactccactatggccaagaccaaagagctgtcaaaggacacctgaaacaaaattgtagacctgcaccaggctggaaagactgaatctgcaataggtaagcagcttggtttgaagaaatcaactgtggaagcaattattaggaaatggaagacatacaagaccactgataatctccctcgatctgggaatccacgcaagatctcaccccacacggggggacctagtgaatgacctgcagagagctgggaccaaagtaacaaagcctaccatcagtaacacactacaccgccagggactcaaatcctgcagtgccagacgtgtccccctgcttaagccagtacatgtccagctccgtctgaagtttgctagagagcatttggatgatccagaagaagattgggagaatgtattttttttctcacctttatttaaccaggtaggctagttgagaacaagttctcatttacaactgcgacctggccaagataaagcatagcagtgtgaacagacaacacagagttacacatggagtaaacaattaacaagtcaataacacagtagaaaaaaaagggagtctatatacattgtgtgcaaaaggcatgaggaggtaggcgaataattaaaattttgctaattaacactggagtgatgaatgatcagatggtcatgtacaggtagagatactggtgcgcaaaagagcagaaaataaaataaataaacagtatggggatgaggtaggtaaattgggtgggctatttaccgatagactatgtacaactgcagcgatcggttaggtGCTCAAGAaaagcagatgtttgaagttggtgatggagataagtctccagcttcagcgatttttgcaattcgttccagtcacagggagcagagaactggaacgaaagtcGGCCAAATTcgatgttggctttagggatgatcagtgagatacacctgctggagtgcgtgctacggatgggtgttgccatcgtgaccagtgaactgagaaaaggaggagctttacctagcatggacttgtaaatgacctggagccagtgggtctggcgacgaatatgtagcgagggccagccgactagagcatacaggtcgcagtggtgggtggtataaggtgctttagtaacaaaacggatggcactgtgataaactgcatccagtttgctgagtagagtattggaagctattttgtagatgacatcgccgaagtcgaggattggtaggatagtcagttttactagggtaagtttggcggcgtgagtgaaggaggctttgttgcggaatagaaagccgactctagatttgattttagattggagatgtttgatatgagtctgaaggagagtttacagtctagccagacacctaggtacttatagatgtccacatattctaggtcggaaccatccagggtggtgatgctagtcgggcgtgcgggtgcaggcagcgaatggttgaaaatcatgcatttggttttactagcgtttaagagcacttggaggccacggaaggagtgttgtatggtgttgaagctcgtttggaggttagatagcacagtgttcaaggaagggccggaagtatacagaatggtgtcgtctgcgtagaggtggatcagggaattgcccgcagcaagagcaacatcattgatatatacagagaaaagagtcggcccgagaattgaaccctgtggcacccccatagagactgccagaggaccggacaacatgccctccgatttgacacactgaacgctgtctgcaaagtagttggggaaccaggcaaggcagtcattagaaaaaccgaggctactgagtctgccgataagaatatggtgattgaccgagtcgaaagccttggccaggtcgatgaagacggctgcacagtactgtcttttatcgatggcggttatgatatcgtttagtaccttgagcgtggctgaggtgcacccatgactggctcggaaaccagattgcacagcggagaatgtacggtgggattcgagatggtcagtgacctgttgttgacttggctttcgaagaccttagataggcagggcaggatggatataggtctgtaacagtttgtaaTAGTTAATAATCCTTGGGgttctcagacgatatgaaagagaggttgaacaggctggcaataggggttgcgacaatggcggtggatagtttcagaaatagagggtccagattgtcaagcccagctgatttgtacaggtccaggttttgcagctctttcagaacatctgctatctggatttgggtaaaggagaacctggagaggcttgggcgactagctgaggggggggggggggcggagctgttggccgaggttggagtagccaggaggaaggcatggccagccgttgagaaatgcttgttgacgttttcgataatcatggatttatcggtggtgaccgtgttacctagccttagtgcagtgggcagctgggaggaggtgctctttacagtgtcccagaactttttggagttagagctacaggatgcaaatttctgcatGAAGAAAATGGCCTTGGcttgactgactgcgtgtattggttcctgacttccctgaacagttgcatatcgcggggactattcgatgctattgcagcccgccacaggatgtttttgtgctggtcgagggcagtcaggtctggagtgaaccaagtgctatatctgttcttagttctgcattttttgaacggagcatgcttatctaaaatggtgaggaagttacttttaaagaatgaccaggcatcc
Protein-coding sequences here:
- the LOC116358946 gene encoding zinc finger protein 135-like — protein: MKRHERTHTGEKPHQCSHCGKTFTELWSLKTHERLHTGEKPYHCSQCGKNFTRSGHMKEHKRMHTLEKPYLCSQCGKSFTHLCNLKTHERLHTGEKDYECSPCGLRFTTLGYLKSHERTHTREKPFHCSQCREIFTQLGSLKRHERTHTVEKPHHCTHCGKTFTQLGSLKRHERIHTGEKPHHCTDCGKTFTQLGGLKMHERIHTGEKPYCCPQCGKSFTRSEHMKEHKRTHTGEKPYCCFQCGKSFTYLCNLKTHERIHTGEKPYRCSQCGKGFNQLGVLKRHERKHTGDKDVGC